From a single Phragmites australis chromosome 7, lpPhrAust1.1, whole genome shotgun sequence genomic region:
- the LOC133925568 gene encoding eukaryotic translation initiation factor 4G-like yields MYRNQFRSDRLNDHATAARRPGRGSAGGTHRCVVSGGRGSAAPAARPRSPPFRSGRPGSVQQEYRPRSPAGALTQGNATTYAPSASAAAAGHTEPMSQASFGSLDNVKPSNVPAQSDVLSSVSAEGTWVADSSSPTVPTKGYSSTAFTLQFGTFSPGVINKQCTSCTSSVPPDQNGKKHEKAHWFVMDHHGLSDKPYTVSSSPAQEQQKLETTDDLVIGGQTDLIDKCENVHVPELHEKPMLNSVPPPSKVCTDSCKVLPRTPSSPTQQQCQNQEERKETINASRSDTLYKYPATKPKITVQIPAPYTPNISPPQFMLPVPGRPLPVAFQQKQPHVPVEFGGPGLQMQPIGSVSSSLPVKMAVPVGNAPHIRPLFVHGAQPRALHQQTFIHQGQGFGCAPPANCHIPQFGNMRIAQELSQQQPRSGDEQKRTIKITHPETHEELILDRRGHSFMGVPASGQMPLYNINELPQPVQSFSPLQKVYYPRPGTYNSAPIYLPNTTTIPLSSRQTCSKMQPSMHSFDSTNSNQPITSIRPPMPISWLDASSRPPISLHTASEVSSFKGRLPSCLSAPVQVKLKPPIAFPAEKNEVSSETSMPTCVAETRTTLKYCSESAMSSQQSDRKIGLQISPEPAKLVCEGNLKVPVATFDISCNSISQAVPTQQVQTGQASADHVTSIEGPQTIPTSNLSLPSTASCTSSVKGKPIEMEESPVIPTTSSSHAKYKSSHTEASSRTDSVILIATSLCSNTDGTSLTNRNSKYDGNSILGKPPLIYTQEMLPPKFAGSSTFTEGLRKAKVNPDPFLEKDSEVNGSIPLQNLDFMIEEHVANDKAMCSKSKTEQVDATTPGAACGLEDDTDVAKSVRFHSWHESVDLLPSVSIDDLQTSNENKQPSSDAYIVTSESESKQNYNTIDSARDVINATLVSNSISSQKNMGQESIDSEISNPCSTAAASMVQIKKVVLESAKAKSTYGRKKKRKEMLPKSTGQKYSDLDSASSSLNENVENFNTSEDVQSSLTTDVKQKCTLDAEQDSSTGGNDIQNRTDLFDWEDVNENSTEKLEVFGSMHSDSGAEVNKDEFVHKKYSRDFLLTFEQSCIELPAGFKIGFDISEAVMSVHVGAPFIANSELNPNHERIKDRVSATSRVNRHMAGKFDDDKWRKQFPSPVSGRDSLVDNAHRPSSSSWDALQRAGHRSTRSLLQNQPFSQYSGEMLSRAMKVVTQRSMSRGSVDERWQHRTNVQGISSPSHVSMPLMHKAEKKYEIGKVSDEEEAKQRQLKAILNKLTPQNFDKLFAQVKELNIDNVVTLTGVISQIFDKALMEPTFCEMYASFCSRLAGDLPNFVEDDEKITFKRLLLNKCQEEFERGEREQAEADKVDEEGGTKQSEDEREEKRIRARRRMLGNIRLIGELYKKKMLTERIMHECINKLLGEYQNPDEEDLEALCKLMSTIGEMIDHPRSKVHMDFYFDLIQKLSENSTLSSRIRFMLEDVIDLRKNKWRQRRKVEGPKKIEEVRRDAAKQKLVQSTRFGSSPNYNSSVTCINSGLRPGPPSDNSMRGSSALTSRGSSQVRTYGSQNVNLDARYQPSNRASPVPLHQRRADKSIHLGPQGNLGRGMSLRGKPPVLPEVPLNSRHGQTSQNSREGSSTGAASNRTNLKASTDAPTNQSWGTVDHDLPSVSTVDQMYTSSMIRKEMCAEAQTFPEEVLQEKSILTIKEFYSAKDEKEVTLCMKELNAPSFYPSLVSLWINDSFERKDLERELLAKLLVDLCKSQDSLLSQMQLLQGFQHVLSTLEDAVTDAPKATEFLGRIFAKFILEDVISLTEIGGLLQERDGGEEPAGHHHALDDNLASEVLGSMLESIRVERGDTAVDEIRAKSNLQYFRRPGVCI; encoded by the exons ATGTACAGGAACCAGTTTAGGTCGGATCGATTGAACGATcacgccaccgccgcccgaaGGCCCGGCCGCGGCAGCGCCGGCGGCACGCACCGTTGCGTCGTCTCCGGCGGCCGCGGGAGCGCGGCTCCGGCCGCGCGGCCGCGATCGCCGCCCTTCCGGAG CGGGAGGCCCGGGAGCGTCCAGCAGGAGTACAGGCCGAGGTCACCGGCGGGTGCACTAACCCAGGGGAATGCCACTACTTATGCTCCCTCCGCGAGTGCTGCCGCTGCTGGGCACACGGAGCCAATGAGCCAAG CGTCTTTCGGGTCACTGGATAATGTGAAACCTTCCAATGTACCCGCTCAGAGTGATGTCCTGAGCTCAGTCTCTGCTGAAGGAACCTGGGTGGCTGATTCCTCGTCCCCAACAGTACCCACAAAAG GATATTCGTCCACTGCATTTACTCTTCAGTTCGGAACTTTTAGCCCAGGGGTTATTAACAAGCAA TGTACTTCATGCACATCCTCAGTCCCTCCTGATCAGAATGGGAAGAAACATGAAAAGGCTCACTGGTTTGTCATG GACCATCATGGATTATCTGACAAGCCTTATACAGTTTCCTCATCTCCTGCCCAAGAGCAGCAAAAGCTAGAAACAACAGATGACTTGGTTATCGGAGGACAAACTGATTTAATTGACAAATGTGAGAATGTGCATGTTCCTGAATTGCACGAGAAGCCAATGCTTAATTCTGTTCCTCCACCTAGCAAA GTATGCACGGATTCATGCAAGGTGTTGCCCAGAACTCCGTCTTCCCCAACCCAACAACAGTGCCAaaatcaagaagaaagaaaagagaccATCAATGCTAGCCGGTCTGACACTCTATACAAATATCCTGCCACCAAGCCCAAGATAACTGTACAGATTCCAGCTCCGTATACTCCCAACATATCACCGCCGCAATTTATGCTTCCAGTACCTGGGAGACCACTGCCTGTGGCTTTCCAGCAGAAACAACCTCATGTGCCTGTTGAATTCGGGGGCCCAGGTTTGCAAATGCAGCCTATTGGTTCTGTATCCAGCTCCTTGCCTGTGAAAATGGCTGTCCCTGTGGGTAATGCACCTCACATACGACCGCTGTTTGTTCATGGTGCTCAGCCTCGTGCATTGCATCAGCAAACCTTCATTCACCAAGGACAAGGCTTTGGATGTGCTCCTCCAGCTAATTGTCACATTCCTCAGTTTGGCAACATGAGGATTGCACAAGAGTTATCTCAACAACAGCCTAGAAGTGGTGATGAACAGAAGAGAACTATCAAGATAACACATCCAGAGACACACGAAGAGCTGATTCTTGATAGACGTGGTCATTCCTTTATGGGTGTTCCTGCTTCTGGGCAGATGCCTCTGTATAATATAAACGAGCTACCTCAGCCTGTTCAATCATTTTCTCCACTTCAGAAGGTGTATTATCCTAGACCAGGCACGTACAATTCAGCACCTATCTATCTTCCCAACACCACTACAATCCCCCTCTCAAGTAGGCAAACTTGCTCCAAAATGCAGCCCTCAATGCATAGTTTCGATTCCACTAATAGCAACCAGCCAATTACTTCCATCAGACCTCCTATGCCGATCTCTTGGCTTGATGCTAGTTCCAGGCCACCGATTAGTTTGCATACTGCGTCAGAAGTCTCCAGTTTCAAAGGCAGGCTTCCATCATGCTTATCTGCTCCAGTTCAAGTCAAGCTAAAGCCGCCTATTGCTTTCCCTGCTGAAAAGAATGAGGTATCATCTGAAACAAGCATGCCTACTTGTGTGGCAGAAACTCGCACAACATTAAAGTATTGTAGTGAATCTGCCATGTCAAGTCAGCAGAGTGATCGCAAGATTGGACTGCAAATTTCTCCGGAACCTGCAAAATTAGTTTGTGAAGGGAATCTCAAAGTTCCAGTTGCAACTTTTGATATAAGTTGTAATTCGATATCTCAGGCAGTTCCAACCCAGCAGGTACAGACTGGACAAGCTTCAGCAGATCATGTCACATCAATTGAAGGCCCTCAAACTATCCCAACCAGTAACTTATCTTTGCCATCTACTGCAAGCTGTACATCTTCAGTAAAAGGAAAACCAATTGAGATGGAAGAATCACCAGTGATTCCAACAACTTCATCGTCCCATGCAAAATACAAATCATCTCATACTGAGGCTTCTAGCAGAACTGACAGTGTTATTTTGATTGCAACTTCATTATGTTCTAATACTGATGGGACGTCACTGACTAACAGGAATTCTAAATATGATGGCAATAGCATTTTGGGGAAGCCTCCACTGATATATACACAAGAAATGCTGCCACCAAAGTTTGCAGGATCTAGTACATTTACAGAAGGCCTTAGAAAGGCGAAAGTGAATCCAGATCCCTTTCTAGAAAAAGATTCTGAAGTTAATGGTTCAATTCCATTGCAAAACCTGGATTTTATGATAGAAGAACATGTCGCAAATGATAAAGCGATGTGCTCCAAGTCAAAGacagaacaagtagatgcaaccACGCCTGGTGCTGCCTGTGGATTGGAGGATGACACTGATGTTGCCAAATCTGTACGATTTCATTCATGGCACGAATCAGTTGATTTGCTTCCCTCCGTATCCATTGATGATCTCCAAACATCAAATGAAAATAAGCAACCTTCATCAGATGCATACATAGTAACATCTGAATCAGAGAGCAAGCAGAACTACAATACAATAGACTCTGCAAGGGATGTCATAAATGCAACCCTTGTTTCCAATTCAATTAGCTCTCAGAAGAACATGGGACAGGAAAGTATTGATTCAGAGATATCTAACCCTTGCTCCACTGCGGCTGCTTCAATGGTGCAAATAAAAAAGGTTGTTTTGGAATCAGCCAAGGCCAAAAGTACTTATGGACGGAAAAAAAAGCGAAAGGAGATGCTTCCTAAGTCTACCGGACAGAAGTATTCTGATCTTGATAGTGCATCCAGTTCCCTGAATGAGAATGTCGAGAACTTTAATACATCAGAGGACGTCCAGAGTTCCTTGACAACTGACGTAAAGCAGAAGTGTACATTAGATGCTGAACAGGACAGTTCGACTGGTGGGAATGATATCCAGAACAGGACTGACTTGTTCGACTGGGAAGACGTGAATGAAAACTCTACTGAAAAGTTGGAAGTGTTTGGGTCTATGCATTCTGATAGTGGAGCAGAAGTAAACAAAGATGAATTCGTCCACAAAAAGTATTCTCGGGATTTTCTTTTAACATTTGAACAGAGCTGCATCGAACTTCCTGCAGGTTTCAAGATTGGATTCGATATTTCTGAAGCAGTAATGAGTGTACATGTTGGTGCTCCATTTATTGCCAATAGTGAACTCAATCCAAACCATGAAAGGATAAAGGATCGAGTTTCAGCAACTTCTCGAGTTAACCGTCATATGGCTGGCAAGTTTGATGATGATAAGTGGAGAAAACAGTTCCCTTCTCCTGTTTCTGGACGCGATTCACTTGTTGACAATGCTCATCGACCTTCCTCTTCGAGTTGGGATGCACTACAGCGTGCTGGGCACAGATCAACGAGAAGTCTTTTGCAGAACCAGCCATTCAGCCAATATAGTGGTGAGATGCTCTCCAGAGCTATGAAAGTAGTAACTCAGCGCAGCATGTCACGTGGTTCTGTTGATGAGAGGTGGCAACATAGAACTAATGTTCAGGGTATTTCATCACCTTCTCATGTATCGATGCCACTTATGCACAAAGCtgagaaaaaatatgaaattggtAAGGTGTCTGATGAGGAAGAGGCAAAACAAAGGCAGCTGAAAGCTATTCTGAATAAGTTAACCCCCCAAAATTTTGACAAACTTTTTGCACAGGTGAAGGAATTGAATATTGATAACGTAGTCACACTTACTGGTGTCATTTCTCAGATATTTGACAAAGCCTTGATGGAACCCACTTTTTGTGAGATGTATGCAAGTTTCTGTTCCCGATTGGCTGGTGACCTTCCAAATTTTGTCGAGGATGATGAGAAAATCACCTTCAAACGACTGCTTTTAAATAAATGCCAAGAAGAATTTgaaagaggggagagagagcaagcTGAAGCAGACAAAGTTGAtgaagagggtggaacaaaacAATCTGAagatgagagagaagagaaacgGATTCGAGCACGGAGACGCATGCTAGGAAATATTCGATTAATTGGGGAATtgtacaaaaagaaaatgttgactGAGAGAATAATGCATGAATGCATAAATAAACTTCTAGGTGAGTATCAAAACCCAGACGAGGAAGATCTAGAGGCTCTGTGCAAATTGATGAGCACAATAGGTGAGATGATCGATCATCCCAGGTCAAAGGTGCATATGGATTTTTATTTTGACCTTATTCAGAAACTGTCAGAAAATTCAACGTTATCATCCCGTATAAGATTTATGCTGGAAGATGTCATTGACCTTAGAAAAAACAAGTGGAGGCAGAGAAGGAAAGTTGAAGGGCCAAAAAAGATTGAGGAGGTCCGCAGGGACGCAGCAAAACAGAAGTTGGTCCAATCAACTAGGTTTGGTTCTTCTCCTAACTATAACTCATCTGTTACCTGCATTAACTCTGGGTTAAGACCAGGGCCTCCATCAGATAATAGCATGCGTGGATCTTCTGCGCTGACTTCTCGTGGATCCTCTCAAGTTCGTACTTATGGATCCCAGAATGTTAATCTGGATGCTAGATATCAGCCTTCAAATAGAGCCTCGCCAGTTCCACTTCATCAAAGGCGTGCTGATAAGTCCATTCACCTTGGTCCTCAAGGTAACTTGGGAAGAGGAATGTCGCTTCGTGGGAAACCACCAGTTTTGCCAGAAGTTCCTTTGAACAGTCGTCATGGTCAAACATCACAAAACTCAAGAGAAGGTTCAAGCACTGGAGCAGCTAGTAACCGAACAAACCTCAAAGCCAGTACTGATGCTCCTACAAATCAATCCTGGGGAACGGTAGATCATGATTTACCTTCAGTGTCGACTGTTGACCAAATGTATACATCCTCCATGATCCGCAAGGAGATGTGTGCTGAAGCGCAGACATTCCCTGAAGAGGTTCTTCAGGAAAAATCAATATTAACTATAAAAGAATTTTACAG TGCCAAGGACGAGAAGGAGGTCACTCTGTGCATGAAAGAACTGAATGCTCCCAGTTTCTACCCTTCACTTGTGTCACTTTGGATTAACGACTCGTTTGAAAGGAAAGACCTGGAAAGGGAACTCCTGGCCAAACTTTTGGTAGACTTGTGCAAATCTCAAGACAGTTTGCTGAGCCAGATGCAGCTACTCCAGGG GTTCCAACATGTTCTATCTACCTTGGAAGATGCTGTGACCGATGCTCCGAAAGCGACCGAGTTCCTGGGGCGGATATTTGCCAAATTCATTCTGGAAGACGTGATCTCGCTGACGGAGATAGGAGGGTTGCTGCAGGAGCGGGACGGCGGAGAAGAGCCGGCAGGGCATCATCATGCCTTGGACGACAACCTTGCGTCTGAGGTTCTGGGGAGCATGCTGGAGTCCATCAGAGTGGAGAGGGGCGACACTGCTGTCGACGAAATCCGCGCGAAATCCAACCTGCAGTATTTCAGACGCCCTGGGGTGTGCATCTGA
- the LOC133924673 gene encoding uncharacterized protein LOC133924673 — translation MPPKFRRGGAAAARKAPGTRGRVGRAQSAAEEASFVEEVKEAPAVEVRVAKEAPKVVEEPKLQPSPPRPQRAAEDKVSSDAAANGANHGEDEGAAKETFEEENKGERLEFEDEPEYEEEAAVDYDDKDLEQYEERHEDGDEEVEYTEDVVEVETVMVDEELDEGGDDGEGEEYEHADEEHHVDVDDEEHHEMVKEHRKRKEFEVFVGGLDKDATESDLRKVFGEVGEITEVRLMMNPVTKKNKGFAFLQYATVEQARRAVSELKNPLVRGKQCGVAPSHDNDTLFVGNICKTWTKEHLKDKLKSYGVENFDDLLLVEDSNNPGMNRGYALLEFSTRPEAMDAFRRLQKRDVVFGVDRTAKVSFADSYPQVDDEIMAQVRTVFIDGLPPSWDEDRVKKYLKKYGAIEKVELARNMPAAKRKDFGFVTFDTHDNAVACAEGISNSEIGEGDHKAKIRARLSRPLQRPPITKHGLRGNFRVGHGAPRGGRLPYARPTPPRRPPPCLVRPAVSRVPPIRSHPMKRPVDIRDRRPVMSIPDRARHLAPPERSYDRRPLGPVYPKRSPRREYGRRDELPPPRSRATIDYSSRVPVDRRPSFRDDYSPRGSGYSDLGPRSAPRLSDRRAYADDSYGGKFDRPLPAYREDRGRDYDTISGSKRSYADMDDVPRYQDISVRQSKARLDYDVGGSSARYGDTYSERPGRSLAGYSGSRSMSGNDSAYGSSRHGMSYGGSASSGDAGGMYSSNISGSYLSRGSDIGGSSYSSLYSGRNLGSSSGGYYGGSGSGSYY, via the exons ATGCCGCCGAAGTTTAGGAgaggcggcgccgccgcggcgaggAAGGCGCCGGGGACGAGGGGGCGGGTGGGGAGGGCGCAGTCTGCTGCGGAGGAGGCGTCGTTCGTGGAGGAGGTGAAGGAGGCGCCCGCCGTGGAGGTGAGGGTCGCCAAGGAGGCCCcgaaggtggtggaggagccGAAGCTGCAGCCCTCTCCGCCGCGGCCGCAGCGGGCGGCGGAGGACAAAGTCTCCTCCGATGCCGCAGCTAACGGTGCCAACCACGGTGAAG ATGAAGGAGCTGCGAAAGAAACATTTGAAGAAGAGAACAAAGGTGAACGATTGGAGTTCGAGGATGAACCAGAATATGAAGAGGAGGCTGCTGTGGACTATGATGATAAAGATTTGGAGCAGTATGAAGAGCGACATGAGGATGGTGATGAAGAGGTTGAATACACTGAAGATGTGGTTGAAGTGGAGACTGTTATGGTGGATGAGGAACTTGATGAAGGTGGAGAtgatggggagggggaggaaTATGAACATGCTGATGAAGAACATCATGTGGATGTGGACGATGAAGAGCATCATGAAATGGTTAAAGAGCACCGCAAGCGGAAGGAGTTTGAAGTTTTTGTTGGTGGGCTAGATAAAGATGCAACAGAAAGTGACCTTAGGAAGGTTTTTGGTGAAGTTGGTGAGATCACTGAAGTTCGTCTGATGATGAACCCtgtcacaaagaaaaataaaggctTTGCCTTCCTGCAATATGCAACTGTGGAGCAAGCAAGGCGTGCTGTCTCAGAGCTAAAGAATCCACTG GTGCGCGGTAAACAATGTGGTGTTGCTCCAAGTCATGACAATGATACACTCTTTGTTGGCAATATCTGCAAGACATGGACAAAAGAACAT TTGAAGGACAAACTGAAGAGTTATGGAGTTGAGAATTTTGACGATTTACTACTGGTCGAGGATAGCAATAATCCAGGAATGAATCGTGGCTATGCTTTGCTTGAGTTTTCTACTCGACCCGAAGCAATGGATGCTTTCAGGCGACTGCAGAAGAGGGATGTAGTCTTTGGAGTTGATCGTACTGCAAAGGTTTCCTTTGCCGATTCCTACCCTCAAGTTGATGATGAAATAATGGCACAG GTCAGAACTGTATTTATCGATGGCCTTCCTCCCTCATGGGATGAAGATCGTGTTAAGAAGTATCTCAAAAAGTATGGAGCTATCGAGAAAGTTGAACTTGCTCGAAACATGCCAGCTGCCAAGAGAAAGGATTTCGGGTTTGTTACTTTTGATACGCATGATAATGCTGTTGCATGTGCAGAAGGGATAAGTAATTCTGAGATCGGTGAAGGTGATCACAAG GCAAAAATAAGAGCTAGATTGTCACGACCACTACAGAGACCTCCTATAACGAAGCATGGGTTAAGAGGAAATTTTAGAGTTGGACATGGTGCTCCCCGAGGTGGCCGTTTACCGTATGCTCGCCCTACACCACCTCGCCGGCCTCCACCATGTCTTGTTCGGCCTGCTGTTAGTCGCGTACCACCCATCAGGAGCCATCCAATGAAGAGGCCTGTAGATATTAGAGATAGGCGCCCTGTTATGTCGATACCAGATAGGGCTAGGCATTTGGCTCCTCCAGAGAGATCTTATGATCGGAGGCCCCTAG GTCCAGTTTACCCAAAGAGAAGTCCAAGGAGAGAATACGGAAGGCGTGATGAACTTCCTCCTCCAAGGAGCAGAGCTACGATTGACTACAGTTCAAGAGTTCCAGTTGATAGACGCCCATCTTTCAGGGATGATTACTCACCCCGGGGATCAGGTTATTCAGACCTGGGTCCTCGTAGCGCTCCCCGTCTTTCAGATAGGCGAGCATATGCTGATGATAGTTATGGAGGGAAGTTTGACCGGCCTTTACCGGCCTATAGGGAGGATCGTGGCCGTGATTATGATACCATTTCTGGATCAAAGCGTTCATATGCAGATATG GATGATGTGCCTCGGTATCAAGACATTAGTGTTCGTCAGTCCAAGGCACGCTTAGACTATGATGTTGGTGGCAGCAGTGCTCGTTATGGAGATACATATAGTGAGAG GCCTGGACGATCACTTGCAGGATATAGTGGCAGCCGCTCTATGTCTGGTAATGATTCAGCATATGGCAGTAGCCGTCATGGCATGAGTTATGGAG GTTCTGCTAGCAGTGGTGATGCTGGTGGAATGTACTCATCAAATATCAGTGGTAGCTACTTGTCTCGTGGATCTGAT ATTGGTGGGAGTTCATATTCATCACTTTACTCAGGCCGTAATTTGGGTAGCAGCAGCGGTGGCTACTATGGAGGTAGCGGTTCTGGTTCATATTACTAA